A single region of the Fimbriimonadaceae bacterium genome encodes:
- a CDS encoding DNA-3-methyladenine glycosylase I codes for MAFSYCEYTRSEKAHPLHVTYHDTEYGFPSADEPVLFERLILEINQAGLSWETILKKRDGFRQAYVDFDVDKIAAFGDSDIERLLGDAGIIRNRLKVLAAIDNARTVQRLRESHGSFAGWLDAHHPLTKEEWVKVFKKAFRFTGGEIVNEFLMSLGYLPGAHDEDCAVMEQIRKLRPPWMIVAGSK; via the coding sequence ATGGCCTTCAGCTACTGCGAATACACCCGCTCGGAGAAAGCGCATCCCCTTCACGTCACGTACCACGACACGGAGTATGGGTTTCCGTCGGCGGATGAGCCGGTTCTTTTTGAGCGCTTGATCTTAGAAATCAATCAAGCAGGGCTGAGCTGGGAAACGATTCTGAAGAAGCGCGACGGCTTCCGGCAGGCGTATGTCGATTTCGATGTGGACAAGATTGCAGCCTTTGGAGATAGCGATATCGAGCGACTTCTCGGTGACGCGGGGATCATCCGCAACCGTCTGAAGGTGCTTGCCGCAATCGACAATGCGCGGACCGTGCAGCGGCTTCGTGAAAGCCACGGGTCGTTTGCAGGCTGGTTGGACGCCCATCATCCTCTCACAAAGGAGGAGTGGGTGAAGGTGTTTAAGAAGGCCTTCCGCTTTACGGGCGGGGAGATCGTGAACGAGTTTTTGATGAGTCTTGGCTATCTGCCGGGGGCGCACGACGAGGATTGTGCGGTGATGGAGCAGATTCGGAAGTTGCGACCGCCGTGGATGATTGTAGCGGGGAGTAAGTAG
- a CDS encoding phytanoyl-CoA dioxygenase family protein produces the protein MSAAPPQPTVALTDDQVRFFQEEGYLVLPQVSAPDEIEAIRRIYDRLFQARAGRETGNQFDLAGDDEEGSEAKLPQILDPSGFAPEMKETLAWANARAVMEQLLGAPLSWQGDHAILKPAGQGAPTPWHQDEAYWDETSDHSNLSCWIPLQDVDIEMGCMHYIPGSHLGEVLKHQQIGNNPKVHGLEIAPDAGVDLTAAVGVPLPAGGCVIHHQRTLHYAPGNTSDQDRRAWIIMGGLPTVKREVPYNFPWQHTWKTARQERAEQTR, from the coding sequence ATGAGCGCCGCGCCTCCTCAGCCCACAGTCGCCCTCACCGATGACCAAGTCCGTTTCTTCCAAGAAGAGGGGTACCTCGTTCTTCCCCAAGTCAGCGCTCCTGACGAAATAGAAGCTATCCGTCGAATCTACGACCGCCTTTTTCAAGCCCGCGCTGGTCGCGAAACCGGCAACCAATTTGACCTCGCCGGAGACGACGAAGAGGGAAGCGAAGCTAAACTCCCCCAAATCCTTGATCCTAGTGGCTTTGCACCTGAGATGAAAGAAACCCTTGCTTGGGCAAATGCAAGAGCCGTAATGGAACAACTCCTCGGAGCGCCTCTAAGCTGGCAGGGCGATCACGCGATCCTCAAGCCCGCCGGGCAGGGCGCTCCCACACCTTGGCATCAAGACGAAGCGTATTGGGATGAGACCAGCGACCACAGCAACCTAAGCTGCTGGATTCCCTTGCAAGATGTCGACATCGAAATGGGGTGCATGCACTACATCCCCGGCTCCCACCTCGGCGAAGTTCTCAAGCATCAGCAGATCGGCAACAACCCGAAAGTACACGGACTGGAGATCGCACCCGATGCAGGCGTCGATCTGACGGCAGCTGTCGGAGTACCTCTCCCTGCCGGGGGATGCGTAATCCACCACCAACGAACTCTTCACTACGCTCCCGGAAACACCTCCGATCAAGATCGAAGGGCGTGGATCATCATGGGCGGCCTCCCCACTGTCAAGCGCGAAGTCCCCTATAACTTCCCTTGGCAACACACTTGGAAGACTGCCCGCCAAGAAAGGGCCGAACAAACACGCTGA